Proteins co-encoded in one Populus trichocarpa isolate Nisqually-1 chromosome 10, P.trichocarpa_v4.1, whole genome shotgun sequence genomic window:
- the LOC127905885 gene encoding uncharacterized protein LOC127905885, producing MKSHDCHVFMQTLIPLAFRDLLPKGIWDALTEISHFFRDICSNKLNVDHIERFQTNIIETLCKLEMIFPPSFFDSMEHLPIHLPFEAKAGGPVQYRWMYPFERYLFNLKKKVKNKAHVEASICEAYIVEEISTFISYYFEPHLRTRINRVPWHDDGGEVPSSGNLSIFSNTGRPTPKNAVRGRYLSEIEFKQAHNYVLFNCDELRPFIQQHRQYLLSNNSQLTESQIFQLQDEQFATWFRTHVYQMGRSAPKSLSSLSLGPERKCKCYNGYFVNGYVFHTEEYG from the exons atgaagagtcatgactgccacgtgtttatgcaaacactcatcccattagcttttcgtgatttgttgccaaagggaatatgggatgcactcacggagatcagtcatttcttcagagatatatgctccaacaagttgaatgttgatcacattgagaggtttcaaacgaatatcatcgagacactatgcaaacttgagatgatattccctccatcattttttgactcaatggagcatctccctatacatctaccgttcgaggcaaaagctggaggaccggtccaatatagatggatgtacccattcgaacg gtacttgtttaatctcaagaaaaaggttaagaacaaggcgcatgttgaggcttcgatatgtgaggcctatattgttgaggagatctcaacatttatctcgtactatttcgaacctcatctgagaacgagaatcaatcgcgttccatggcatgatgatggcggtgaagtgccttccagtgggaacttgtcaatattctccaatactggacgacccacacctaaaaatgccgtaagaggaagatatttgtcggaaatagagttcaaacaagcacacaactatgttctatttaactgtgatgagctgagaccttttattca gcaacatcgtcaatatttgctctccaataactcacagctgaccgaatcccagatctttcaattacaagatgagcagtttgccacgtggttcagaacacat gtttatcaaatgggaaggagtgcacctaagtcattgtcttcactaagcctggggcctgaaagaaaatgtaagtgctacaacgggtattttgtcaatggatatgttttccatactgaagaatacgggtaa